A region of Mesorhizobium sp. M3A.F.Ca.ET.080.04.2.1 DNA encodes the following proteins:
- a CDS encoding aminotransferase class V-fold PLP-dependent enzyme — translation MIMQIPEKGVSKDVIMQELRQMKSLDFDWRAGRVPSYTYFVDDETLDIQREAYGEYIAENGLGAGRAFKSLERMTDDIKSMSKALFNAPSGAGASFTSGGTESVFMAVKTARDLTRHKRGEHGGRFNIVACETAHPCLDKAGQLLGVDVKRTPHNAEFRADPESLRAAIDDRTMMLFASAPNYPFGTFDPIHKVSALAQEKGLRLHVDGCWGGFLSPFAERLGYPIPEWDFRVPGVSSLSADIHKFGYAAKGASVVLYRDAEDQEFERFSFSGWPRGTYATPTFLGTKAGGAVASAWAVMQYLGMEGYLRAAKLTMDATMQLIDGLNAIPEIYCLTPNGESNLISFACRDPGVDIYAVADRLEERGWLRGRMRDPQAIQQGVNPAHLAVVPEYLEAVREAINHVKARNSARVAYDEHSY, via the coding sequence ATGATTATGCAAATACCCGAAAAGGGCGTTTCGAAGGACGTCATCATGCAAGAACTGCGGCAGATGAAATCCTTGGATTTCGACTGGCGCGCCGGCCGAGTGCCTTCTTACACTTATTTTGTCGATGACGAGACACTGGACATTCAGCGCGAAGCCTACGGCGAATACATCGCGGAGAACGGGCTTGGTGCGGGCCGTGCCTTCAAGAGCCTTGAGCGGATGACAGACGACATCAAGTCGATGTCGAAGGCACTCTTCAATGCACCCTCCGGCGCTGGCGCCTCTTTTACCTCTGGGGGTACTGAGAGCGTCTTCATGGCGGTAAAGACCGCGCGCGACCTGACGCGTCATAAACGGGGCGAGCATGGAGGGCGTTTCAACATCGTCGCCTGCGAAACGGCCCATCCTTGTCTCGACAAAGCCGGCCAATTGCTCGGTGTAGACGTCAAGCGCACCCCTCATAACGCCGAGTTCCGGGCGGATCCTGAATCTTTGCGCGCCGCGATCGACGATAGAACCATGATGCTGTTTGCGTCCGCGCCGAACTATCCGTTCGGCACATTCGACCCCATCCACAAAGTCAGCGCACTGGCACAGGAAAAAGGACTTCGTCTTCACGTTGACGGCTGCTGGGGTGGATTTCTCTCCCCATTTGCCGAACGGCTCGGCTACCCGATCCCCGAGTGGGATTTCCGTGTGCCCGGCGTTTCGAGCCTATCTGCCGACATTCACAAATTTGGATATGCGGCGAAGGGCGCGAGCGTTGTGCTGTACCGCGACGCAGAAGATCAGGAGTTTGAACGCTTTTCCTTCAGCGGCTGGCCGCGGGGGACTTATGCGACGCCAACCTTTCTTGGTACCAAGGCGGGCGGGGCAGTCGCGTCTGCCTGGGCGGTGATGCAGTATCTCGGCATGGAGGGCTATTTGCGTGCCGCTAAACTGACCATGGATGCCACCATGCAATTGATCGATGGCTTGAACGCGATTCCGGAGATCTATTGCCTGACCCCCAATGGCGAGAGCAACCTGATTTCCTTCGCGTGCCGCGATCCGGGCGTTGACATCTATGCGGTCGCGGACCGTCTGGAGGAGCGCGGATGGTTGAGAGGCCGCATGCGGGACCCTCAGGCAATCCAGCAGGGTGTCAATCCAGCTCACCTGGCAGTCGTCCCCGAGTATCTGGAGGCTGTTCGTGAAGCGATCAATCACGTGAAGGCCCGCAACTCCGCGCGGGTGGCTTATGACGAACACAGCTACTAG